The Urbifossiella limnaea genome has a window encoding:
- a CDS encoding FAD-binding protein, with protein sequence MPVTPRPTDAQLDRARAADFVAVVSSYRAHLDDQAAVAAERDVLDRLKGTAARVVVFRPGVVLGSAALRRFGACYPLVPRRLRAGFVSEAELSAAIERERADGPPGRRRAVSVLGPNRPWRDVLAEHAPRGVLSACVTAACRLLSWLLLGQLVALALRRRSFDTLRPRSLHELRALCHPANARHVKVVGYNHGVNHFGHHYPARTVVSTVRLNRVRKSAADRIRADAGATVRQALDALAATDQTLYVVPNFSYVCLGTAYYVPIHGSAADFSCLAETITKVLLYDPAADRLVAAASDEPAFGEHVYNLRSGAVLLRLEVRVKPRSRYFMNREELTTPDAATILAALTDPKPTNVEVRKPNAAGETATVARFYSDAGGAQAPVLELPRDAIGRLWDRLEENPVTAYLMHTLTRKLAWHVELFFTADEFARFWADHRALPLKKIQLRFIRRDGFPHSPFRDHDCVSADMFMLRRSRAAFEEYLARAFAVVRSNPGKHST encoded by the coding sequence GTGCCCGTCACGCCGCGGCCGACCGACGCGCAGCTCGACCGGGCACGCGCGGCGGACTTCGTCGCCGTCGTGAGCAGCTACCGCGCGCACCTGGACGACCAGGCCGCGGTCGCGGCCGAGCGGGACGTTCTCGACCGCCTGAAGGGGACGGCGGCGCGGGTGGTCGTGTTCCGCCCGGGCGTCGTACTCGGCTCCGCGGCGCTCCGACGGTTCGGCGCGTGCTACCCGCTGGTGCCGCGGCGACTGCGGGCCGGGTTCGTCAGCGAGGCCGAACTCTCCGCGGCGATCGAGCGCGAGCGGGCCGACGGCCCGCCCGGGCGGCGGCGGGCGGTCTCGGTCCTCGGCCCGAACCGGCCCTGGCGCGACGTGCTGGCCGAACACGCCCCGCGGGGAGTGCTGTCGGCGTGCGTCACGGCCGCGTGCCGGCTCCTGTCGTGGTTGCTGCTCGGGCAACTGGTCGCGCTCGCGCTGCGGCGCCGCAGCTTCGACACGCTCCGGCCGCGGTCGCTGCACGAGCTGCGGGCGCTGTGCCACCCGGCGAACGCGCGGCACGTCAAGGTCGTGGGCTACAACCACGGCGTCAACCACTTCGGCCACCACTACCCGGCGCGCACGGTCGTCAGCACGGTGCGCCTGAACCGCGTCCGCAAGAGCGCCGCCGACCGCATCCGGGCCGACGCCGGCGCCACCGTCCGCCAGGCGCTCGACGCGCTCGCCGCCACCGACCAGACGCTCTACGTCGTGCCGAACTTCTCCTACGTCTGCCTCGGCACCGCGTACTACGTGCCGATCCACGGCTCGGCCGCGGACTTCTCCTGCCTCGCCGAGACGATTACGAAGGTGCTCCTGTACGACCCCGCCGCGGACCGCCTCGTCGCGGCGGCGAGCGACGAGCCGGCGTTCGGCGAGCACGTCTACAACCTCCGCTCCGGCGCCGTGCTGCTACGGCTCGAGGTGCGGGTGAAGCCGCGCTCGCGGTACTTCATGAACCGCGAGGAGCTGACGACGCCGGACGCCGCGACGATCCTGGCCGCACTCACCGACCCGAAGCCGACGAACGTCGAGGTCCGCAAGCCCAACGCGGCCGGGGAGACGGCCACGGTCGCGCGCTTCTACTCCGACGCGGGCGGGGCGCAGGCGCCGGTGCTGGAACTGCCGCGAGACGCGATCGGCCGGCTGTGGGACCGGCTGGAGGAGAACCCGGTCACGGCGTACCTGATGCACACCCTCACGCGGAAGCTCGCGTGGCACGTCGAGCTGTTCTTCACGGCCGACGAGTTCGCCCGGTTCTGGGCCGACCACCGGGCGCTGCCGCTGAAGAAGATTCAGCTGCGGTTCATCCGCCGCGACGGGTTCCCGCACTCGCCGTTCCGCGACCACGACTGCGTCTCGGCCGACATGTTCATGCTCCGCCGCAGCCGCGCCGCGTTCGAGGAGTACCTGGCGCGCGCGTTCGCGGTCGTCCGTTCCAACCCCGGCAAGCACAGCACATGA
- the asd gene encoding archaetidylserine decarboxylase (Phosphatidylserine decarboxylase is synthesized as a single chain precursor. Generation of the pyruvoyl active site from a Ser is coupled to cleavage of a Gly-Ser bond between the larger (beta) and smaller (alpha chains). It is an integral membrane protein.): protein MNPSRRAIRREQRRQAWAIHGGPVGFGVALLGVALARLPLPSRRLRERLYRTAFGKKYPPGLNEAEMDRPLAEYPTLNALFTRGVRPECRPIPAGTPQFLSPCDGTVQDVGRVEKGRILTLKRIEYTLESLLPGTDTAAFEGGHFAVVFLSPIDCHRVFAPQDGALHEATHVPGARLLVHPPFQRPEFPVYTLNERVIFRFTTPLGPCVMAMVAGWGVGNVTLPAAPDFRPRARRVTATAWSPPLPVRRGEWVATFELGSTVVVVVPPADGVTCAVSPNDKVRYGEPLFTYPG, encoded by the coding sequence TTGAACCCGTCGCGCCGAGCGATCCGCCGCGAGCAGCGTCGCCAGGCGTGGGCCATCCACGGCGGGCCGGTCGGCTTCGGCGTGGCGCTGCTGGGCGTGGCGCTGGCCCGGCTGCCGCTGCCGTCGCGCCGGCTCCGCGAGCGGCTGTACCGCACGGCGTTCGGCAAGAAGTACCCGCCGGGGCTGAACGAGGCCGAGATGGACCGGCCGCTGGCCGAGTACCCGACGCTCAACGCCCTGTTCACCCGCGGCGTCCGCCCCGAGTGCCGCCCGATCCCCGCCGGCACGCCGCAATTCCTGTCCCCGTGCGACGGCACCGTGCAGGACGTGGGCCGCGTCGAGAAGGGGCGCATCCTCACGCTCAAGCGGATCGAGTACACGCTGGAGTCGCTCCTGCCCGGCACCGACACCGCGGCGTTCGAGGGCGGGCACTTCGCGGTCGTGTTCCTGTCGCCGATCGACTGCCACCGCGTGTTCGCCCCGCAGGACGGCGCGCTGCACGAGGCGACGCACGTCCCCGGCGCGCGGCTGCTCGTTCACCCGCCGTTCCAGCGGCCCGAGTTCCCGGTCTACACGCTCAACGAGCGCGTGATCTTCCGCTTCACGACGCCGCTCGGCCCGTGCGTGATGGCCATGGTGGCCGGCTGGGGCGTCGGGAACGTCACGCTCCCCGCGGCGCCCGACTTCCGCCCGCGGGCGCGGCGCGTCACCGCGACGGCGTGGTCGCCGCCGCTGCCGGTGCGCCGCGGCGAGTGGGTGGCGACGTTCGAACTCGGCTCGACCGTGGTGGTGGTCGTGCCGCCGGCCGACGGCGTGACGTGTGCGGTGTCCCCGAACGACAAGGTCCGGTATGGCGAGCCTCTGTTTACCTACCCCGGCTGA
- a CDS encoding FAD-dependent oxidoreductase — MVAANRPPRTSLAVVPGAPPVSRDCDVLVIGSGAGGATFAYACARAGKSVVLVERGRPAPPADADEKATLIDKAPYDDRTVEVNGALKRLYMGGVPGGGTALFGGALLRPSRDDFHPGRHYGHRLGREVWDWPVGYDDLAPHYAEAERLFGVAGSGDEDYGPLPRPAAYPHEPLPLHPVNERLMTAARRRGLKPFRLPLAIDPTKCLRCGACAGYVCPTGARGSALHLIDRASADGLPLRVLTGVEVEALDRDGGGRVTGVRLRDRATGRESVVRARRYAVAAGAIHSPALLLRSGMTGEHVGRHYMPHLSPITVGLFRTPTEAEDTFVKQVGFTDFYFGTRKTPHKMGLVSSLPVPGPHMTAKMTPRFLPRKLVHFLRRRMLPMAGIVEDLPDPANRVTLGADGRPRLRHRFGAYDLYRGKRLGREMARILKQAGAVVAVRKLFASDEHVAHQCGTLRFGADPAHAVLDRDCRVFGHPNVFVVDGSFMPTSLGVGPALTIVANALRVAGVAAAEL; from the coding sequence ATGGTCGCTGCCAACCGCCCGCCGCGTACGTCGCTCGCCGTCGTGCCGGGGGCGCCACCCGTCTCGCGCGACTGCGACGTACTCGTCATCGGGAGCGGGGCCGGAGGGGCCACGTTCGCCTACGCCTGCGCCCGGGCCGGGAAGTCGGTCGTGCTCGTCGAGCGCGGCCGCCCGGCCCCACCGGCCGACGCGGACGAGAAGGCCACGTTGATCGATAAGGCGCCCTACGACGACCGCACCGTCGAGGTGAACGGGGCGCTCAAGCGGCTGTACATGGGCGGCGTCCCGGGCGGCGGCACGGCCCTGTTCGGCGGGGCGCTGCTGCGGCCCAGCCGCGACGACTTTCACCCCGGCCGGCACTACGGCCACCGCCTCGGCCGCGAGGTGTGGGACTGGCCCGTCGGCTACGACGACCTGGCGCCCCACTACGCCGAGGCCGAGCGATTGTTTGGCGTCGCCGGGAGCGGCGACGAGGACTACGGCCCCCTGCCCCGACCGGCCGCGTACCCGCACGAGCCGCTGCCGCTCCACCCGGTCAACGAGCGGCTGATGACCGCCGCCCGCCGGCGTGGGCTGAAACCGTTCCGCCTGCCGCTGGCGATCGACCCGACGAAGTGCCTTCGCTGCGGCGCCTGTGCCGGGTACGTTTGCCCAACGGGCGCGCGCGGGTCGGCACTGCACCTGATCGACCGCGCGTCCGCCGACGGGCTGCCACTCCGCGTGCTGACGGGCGTGGAAGTCGAGGCGCTGGATCGCGACGGCGGCGGTCGCGTGACCGGTGTGCGGCTGCGCGACCGGGCGACCGGCCGCGAATCGGTGGTCCGCGCGCGTCGCTACGCCGTCGCGGCGGGGGCGATCCACTCGCCGGCGCTGCTGCTTCGCTCGGGGATGACGGGCGAGCACGTCGGCCGGCACTACATGCCGCACCTGTCGCCGATCACCGTCGGCCTGTTCCGCACGCCCACCGAGGCCGAGGACACGTTCGTAAAGCAGGTCGGCTTCACCGACTTCTACTTCGGCACCCGCAAGACGCCGCACAAGATGGGACTCGTGTCGTCGCTGCCGGTCCCCGGGCCGCACATGACGGCGAAGATGACGCCGCGGTTCCTGCCGCGCAAGCTCGTCCACTTCCTGCGCCGGCGGATGCTGCCGATGGCCGGGATCGTCGAGGACCTGCCCGACCCGGCCAACCGCGTGACGCTCGGCGCCGACGGCCGGCCGCGGCTGCGGCACCGCTTCGGCGCCTACGACCTGTACCGCGGCAAGCGGCTCGGGCGCGAGATGGCCCGCATCCTGAAGCAGGCCGGGGCGGTCGTCGCGGTGCGGAAGCTGTTCGCGTCCGACGAGCACGTCGCCCACCAGTGCGGCACGCTGCGGTTCGGCGCCGACCCGGCCCACGCCGTGCTCGACCGCGACTGCCGCGTGTTCGGCCACCCGAACGTGTTCGTCGTGGACGGCAGCTTCATGCCCACGTCGCTCGGCGTCGGCCCGGCGCTGACGATCGTCGCCAACGCGCTCCGCGTCGCCGGCGTCGCGGCGGCCGAACTGTGA
- a CDS encoding aminotransferase class III-fold pyridoxal phosphate-dependent enzyme, whose amino-acid sequence MTPPPPLADTLDQMLRGQLPNLLRLYLNPFVAQTCLCLGRYAETTWAPPADGRGHQTFLANSFDEALSGAIKLARYDGSGTRPATGLVIDPAGRLGPFASAPAAGGGTAVFVPGLVTDESPVGFVVLVPKPDGSLGELTALARRAIKAHAPLVITCVNRDSLAAVRRSAPGGLRDVPPDVVVFDESFVNRAVPFAAFTARKSLYDHWNRRGKATFHSTTYQPNTVSTLHFLNCLKAADPAFWAAVEPELAQLRDDLKARGRAFRRLYSPSLGKTIRAAGFDVPGVRAAGDFVHVGGRRVFDAVSGVACSIRGHNPPGYTAELAALPGADAGAAELAERLRAKTGLGHVLPAVSGASAIENALKLALVAQHPRRHVLALKSGYGGKTLLALAGTWGVKYKERIDPLYPDVLYADPFAPDAVPQLERLLAEHPVAVVQTELVQAVGGVRPVPEAVLRFLADSRARFGHLLLIDEVQTGMFRTGPFTRSAALGLAPDLLVLGKGTSDMMVPVALTLCSDAVARAGGDLPAEFRRRYGCDAGYRTVLNVLRRADELRFAERASESGELFARLLRDGLAGCPGVRDVRAFGLLVGVELDARRGLRRWMRKQLYSLYLLAMLRHPRFPVLAGFCQYEPNVLKLTPSLTAAPDDLRAAAATVVEVLRRPFPRVLAGALGTLATATLRRR is encoded by the coding sequence ATGACCCCCCCCCCGCCGCTCGCCGACACCCTCGACCAGATGCTCCGCGGGCAGCTGCCGAACCTGCTGCGCCTGTACCTGAACCCGTTCGTGGCGCAGACGTGCCTGTGCCTCGGCCGCTACGCCGAGACGACGTGGGCGCCGCCCGCCGACGGCCGCGGCCACCAGACGTTCCTGGCGAACTCGTTCGACGAGGCGCTGAGCGGCGCCATCAAGCTCGCCCGCTACGACGGCAGCGGCACCCGCCCCGCGACCGGCCTGGTGATCGACCCCGCCGGCCGCCTCGGCCCGTTCGCGTCGGCCCCGGCGGCGGGCGGCGGCACGGCCGTGTTCGTCCCCGGGCTCGTGACGGACGAGTCGCCGGTCGGGTTCGTCGTGCTCGTCCCGAAGCCCGACGGTAGCCTCGGCGAATTGACCGCGCTGGCCCGGCGGGCCATCAAGGCCCACGCCCCGCTCGTCATCACCTGCGTGAATCGTGACAGCCTCGCCGCCGTGCGCCGCTCCGCGCCGGGCGGGCTCCGCGACGTGCCGCCGGACGTGGTTGTCTTCGACGAGTCGTTCGTGAACCGCGCCGTGCCGTTCGCCGCGTTCACCGCGCGGAAGTCGCTGTACGACCACTGGAACCGGCGCGGTAAGGCGACGTTCCACTCCACGACGTACCAGCCGAACACGGTCTCGACGCTCCACTTCCTCAACTGCCTGAAGGCCGCCGACCCGGCGTTCTGGGCGGCGGTCGAGCCGGAGTTGGCGCAGCTGCGCGACGACCTGAAAGCACGCGGCCGCGCGTTCCGCCGGCTGTACAGCCCGTCGCTCGGGAAGACGATCCGCGCCGCCGGCTTCGACGTGCCCGGCGTCCGCGCCGCCGGTGACTTCGTCCACGTAGGCGGGCGGCGGGTGTTCGACGCCGTGAGCGGCGTGGCGTGCAGCATCCGCGGCCACAACCCCCCGGGCTACACGGCCGAGCTGGCGGCGCTGCCGGGCGCCGACGCGGGCGCCGCCGAACTCGCCGAGCGGCTGCGCGCGAAGACGGGGCTGGGTCACGTCCTGCCGGCGGTCAGCGGCGCGTCGGCGATCGAGAACGCGCTGAAGCTCGCGCTCGTGGCGCAACACCCGCGGCGGCACGTCCTGGCGCTGAAGTCGGGCTACGGCGGCAAGACACTGCTGGCGCTCGCCGGCACCTGGGGCGTGAAGTACAAGGAGCGCATCGACCCGCTCTACCCGGACGTGCTCTACGCCGACCCGTTCGCCCCCGACGCGGTCCCGCAGCTCGAACGGCTGCTGGCGGAGCACCCGGTCGCCGTCGTGCAGACGGAACTGGTGCAGGCCGTCGGCGGCGTCCGCCCGGTGCCCGAGGCGGTGCTGCGGTTCCTGGCCGACAGCCGCGCGCGGTTCGGCCACCTGCTGCTGATCGACGAGGTGCAGACCGGCATGTTCCGCACTGGCCCGTTCACCCGGTCCGCGGCGCTCGGCCTGGCGCCGGACCTCCTCGTGCTCGGCAAGGGCACGTCGGACATGATGGTGCCGGTCGCGCTAACCCTGTGCTCGGACGCGGTCGCGCGGGCGGGCGGCGACCTGCCCGCCGAGTTCCGCCGGCGCTACGGCTGCGACGCCGGCTACCGCACGGTACTGAACGTCCTACGCCGGGCCGACGAGCTGCGATTCGCCGAGCGCGCGAGCGAATCCGGCGAGCTGTTCGCCCGGCTGCTTCGCGACGGGCTCGCCGGCTGCCCGGGGGTGCGCGACGTGCGGGCGTTCGGCCTCCTCGTCGGCGTCGAACTCGACGCGCGGCGCGGCCTGCGGCGGTGGATGCGTAAGCAGCTGTACTCGCTCTACCTGCTGGCGATGCTGCGGCACCCACGATTCCCGGTACTGGCCGGGTTCTGCCAGTACGAGCCGAACGTGCTGAAATTGACGCCGTCGCTGACCGCGGCCCCGGACGACCTG